TGTCGACCATGAGAGTGCGCACATTCCGCCAGCATGTCGGGATGTACCTGGGAGGCTATGTGGCGCTCGACGTCCTTGGCGCTGTGCTGGCGTATTATATTATTTTTGTTCTCGGCCAGAATACCGTTACTGCTTCTAATGCGATGACATTAATGACCCTGGTGCAGTTCATCTGCGTTGCCCTGTTTATTTTCCTGTGTATGAAATTAGGCAATGGCGCGTCATATCGTATTGCACAATTATTTATGCTGGCCAGTGTGGGGTTATTTTTAGCCATCCATTTATTGCAATTACCCTTTAATATGGCGCTGCTTTATCTCTCCGTTATTTTAATGGGCGTGGGTCGTTCCGGTACCAGTTATGTTTGCTGGAATATTTACAGTTTTATTCCAGATGTAGATGAAATGCTGACAGGAAAACGGCGCGAAGGTATTTTTGCCGGGGTTATGACTTTCGTGCGTAAAGCTGTTCAGGCGGTGGCGCTATTTGGGGTTGGCCTGTTATTACAGCATTACGGATTCACACCGAAAAGTGCCACGCAACCTGTCGAAGCCGTTTACGGTATCACACTGGTATTTGGCGCGGGATCGGTCATCTTCCTGCTGGTGGGATTATATAGCTCAATGAAATTCCGCCTCACCCGTCATAACCATGCCCTGCTGGTAAATGAAATTGAACGCCTTAAAGCCGGTGGCAGTAAATATGACGTCACACCGGAAACGCGCTTAATCGCCGAGCAACTCACCGGCTGGCCCTATGAAAAATTATGGGGCGATAACAATATTCTTAGTCAGACCGAAGAGAATCTTCCCCTGACGTCCACAGAGCTTTCAACCGGAGCCGACCATGCAAAGAATTGAATTCAGCCTGATGCAACAAACCATCCAGCGTGCCCTGCAAAAAGCGGGACTTGCTGAGAGAGATGCACGGACCTGTGCGCGAATCCATACAGAATCCAGTTGTGACGGTATTGCATCACATGGCCTCAACCGGGTAGCGCGTTTTGTCGATTATGTTCATAAGGGCTGGATTGATATCCACGCCAAACCGGAACTGGAAAAATCCCTCGGCGCCATCGCCATCTACAACGGCAACCGCGGTATCGACATTACCAACGCCCTGTTCGCCGTGGAGAAAGCCACCGAAATGGCGAAAGAGTATGGCGTGGGGATCGTGGCGCTGAAAAACAGCAGTCACTGGATGCGCGGCGGCAGTTATGGCTGGCATGCGGCACAACAAGGCATGGCGGCGATGTGCTGGACCAATACGGAATCCTGCATGCCCGCCTGGGGCGGAAAAAACACCCGCGTCGGCAATAACCCGTTTGTCATGGCGGTACCAAGAACCAAAGGTCCGATTGTGCTGGACATGGCAATGTCACAGTATTCCTACGGCAAATTGCAGGTTACGCGGCTGAAAAACGAAAAACTGCCCTTCCCCGGCGGCTACGATAAAGAAGGAAATCTGACGGATGATCCGGGCCCGATCGAAGCCTCCATGCGCATTTTACCCACCGGTTACTGGAAAGGCTCGGGGCTGGCAATTGTGCTGGACGCCATGGCCGCGTTGCTTTCAGCGGGCTCGCCCACCAATGAAATAGACAAAATCGGCAAAGGGAGCTGCACCGGCGCCAGCCAGATTTTCATGGTATTCGACCCGACGCAGTTAGGTGGCGCTGAATTCACTGAACGCATGGCGGACAGCGTCGCGGACTACGTGAATCAGTCAGAACCGGCTGAAAACAGCCGCGATGTCCGTTATCCCGGCCAGACAGCCGCCGCCAACCGCGAGGAAAACCGCCGTCTGGGGATCCCGGCAGATGAAACGGTATGGGATGAAGTGATGCGGCTGGCGGAATAAGTTGCTTCAGAAGACAAAGAGCATCAAAAACGCCCGCCAAAATGCGGGCGTAAAAATGCGAGGTTGATTCATAAAAACTACTGCCTGCAATGTAAACCAAAACTATTTTGGAAGGCATATTCCTGAATTCAAAAACGATAAGTATTGAGAGTAAAAACGCATGATATAAAAGCGCCACCTTACAAAACGCGCTGATATTTCATGGATTATTATCAGGTTATCAATTTTTCACATCAGGCAGATTTAAGCTTTTACGATATTCAGTTCACCCTTCCCTGCGAAGAGATCAAAGTTTTCAGAGTTTTGTTTCTTCATTTTTCCTGCGCTTCAACGGATACTTTTCAGCGGATGGCGGAAATCACCGGTGAGTCCGGAAAAGATAGACACGGACATATCGTGACGTTTTACGACACGGCATGGGATGACATACCCGCAGATAAGCGCAATGGCAAATCAGTGTTCGATAAGTTGTTTCCGCAAAAACTGCTTAGCCGGGCAAACTATCTGAGGTTTTTTGATGGTTTAAGCGCCGTTATCGGAAATTATATCTGCGACGTAAAGCCGGAGATTATTTTTTTTAACGCCTATACGTCGTCGCACCAAAAAGCGTATGATCGGCTTGTTTTTCGCTCAAAAAGCGAACTGGTGTTATCAACGCATTCAGATGGAGGAGGCTATTATGTTATTAAAACAAAGTATTACAAAACGCCAAACACAAAAGGACTTTGAACGTAACCGAGCCGATAAATTAAAGACTCTTGAGATTTGTTTCAAACTCATCGAGAAATACCAAAAAACGGCATAAATCACACAGCCTCCTGACATGGAGGCTTTTTATTACCCGCTAAAGTTTCCTGCTCCCCTGCCCCTCTGCATACGTTCACTTTTCACCTCGTAAAGTGTGATCTTCTCCGGCAAAAAACGATTCGCATACTTGTATGGTAGTTTGCATGTGGCGTATTTATAACCATAGAAAATGCATCCTACATTTACTGCAGAAGGTCTTAACCGATGAAAATCGTGAATGCTGAAGTCTTTGTCACTTGCCCGGGGCGCAACTTTGTTACGTTGAAAATTACTACTGACAGCGGGCTGACCGGTATCGGGGATGCCACGCTGAATGGCCGCGAATTGCCGGTCGCTTCCTATCTGAAAGATCACGTTTGTCCGCAACTGATCGGCCGCGATGCGCATCAGATCGAGGACATCTGGCAATTCTTCTACAAAGGCGCTTACTGGCGGCGCGGGCCGGTTACCATGTCGGCCATTTCTGCCGTCGATATGGCGCTTTGGGACATCAAAGCTAAAGCCGCCAATATGCCGCTGTATCAGTTGCTGGGTGGCGCATCACGCACCGGCGTGATGGTTTACTGCCATACCACTGGCCATTCCATTGATGAAGTACTCGATGATTACGCCAAACATAAAGAGCTTGGGTTCAAGGCCATTCGCGCGCAATGCGGCGTGCCGGGCATGAAAACAACGTACGGTATGGCGAAAGGCAAGGGCCTGGCTTACGAACCGGCAACGAAAGGTAACTGGCCGGAAGAACAATTGTGGTCAACCGAAAAATACCTCGATTTCACACCAAAACTGTTTGAGGCCGTACGCAATAAATTCGGTTTTGATGAACATCTTCTGCATGACATGCACCACCGCCTGACGCCAATTGAAGCCGCGCGCTTTGGCAAAAGCATCGAAGAATATCGCCTGTTCTGGATGGAAGATCCGACACCGGCTGAGAATCAGGAAAGCTTCCGTTTGATCCGCCAGCACACGGTGACGCCAATTGCGGTCGGCGAAGTGTTCAACAGCATCTGGGATTGCAAACAGCTGATTGAAGAGCAACTTATCGACTATATCCGCACCACGATTACTCATGCGGGGGGGATTACCGGTATGCGTCGTATTGCTGATTTTGCCTCGCTGTATCAGGTACGTACCGGCTCACACGGGCCTTCTGACCTCTCACCCATTTGCATGGCCGCTGCCTTGCACTTCGACCTGTGGGTGCCGAACTTTGGCGTGCAGGAATACATGGGATATTCCGAGCAGATGCTGGAAGTCTTCCCGCATAACTGGACGTTCGACAACGGCTATATGCATCCGGGCGAAAAACCAGGGCTGGGTATTGAGTTCGACGAAAAACTGGCCGCGAAATATCCGTATGAACCGGCCTATCTGCCGGTAGCCCGTCTGGAAGACGGTACTTTGTGGAACTGGTGAGGGAACAAAAATGAACAGTGTCGTTATACAAGAACCCGGAAAATTAGTCATCGAGCAACGTGCTTTGCCGGTACCTGCCGCCGGTGAAGTACGAGTTCGGGTCAGTTACGCCGGTATCTGCGGATCCGATGTGCATATCTACCACGGTCATAATCCGTTCGCGAAATACCCGCGGGTGATTGGTCATGAATTTTTCGGCCACATCGACAGCGTCGGCGAAGGCGTAGAGGCTTCACGCATCGGGGAACGCGTGGTGGTCGATCCTGTCGTCAGCTGCGGACATTGCTATCCGTGCTCGATTGGCCGCCCGAATGTGTGCGCCCAATTGCAGGTGATCGGCGTCCACCGCGATGGAGGTTTTAGTGATTATGCCTGCGCACCGGCGAAAAACGCCTACGTGGTACCGGCCGCTATCCCGGACAAACTCGCCAGCATGGTTGAACCCTTTACTATCGCGGCCAATATCACCGCCTTTCTCAAACCGACACCTCAGGACACTGCGCTGATCTACGGCGCTGGCCCGATGGGACTGACGGTGATCCAGGTACTGAAAGGCGTGTACGGCGTGCAGAAAGTGATTGTCGCCGACCGTATCGACGAGCGGTTGCAGATGGCGCAGGCCAGTGGCGCGGACTGGATCATCAACAACAGCGAGCGCAGCGTGGCAGATGAACTGGCTGCCGAAGGTGTACGCCCGACGCTTATTGTCGATGCCGCCTGCCACCCGGCCATTTTGCAGGAAGCGATTTTGCTTGCCTCGCCCGCCGCACGTATCGGCATGATGGGTTTTTCCGGCGAGCCGAGTTCGGTTACACAGCAGAGTATTACCAGCAAGGAGATTTCACTGTTTTCATCGCGCCTGAACAGCCACCGGTTCCCGCAAGTGATTGAATGGATGGAGCAAGGGAAAATCGCGCCCGAAAAGCTGGTGACGCACTGGATGCCTGCCGGGGAAGTGGAAGCTGCATTAACGCTGTTTGAGAAAGATCAGCGTTCCTGCTGCAAGGTTTTACTGACATTCTGATATTTGGCATTTTTTGAAAAATGACGGGAGGATTTTAAATATCCTCCCGCCCGCAGTACCTCATATTCTACCTACAAAAAAACGCAACACTATTAAAACAACACCGACAAGTGGAGCACCTATGTTCAAGAATTTACGCTGGGTCATCGTATTCCTGCTGTTCCTGGTTTACATGATCAATTACCTCGACCGCGTGGCGCTGTCGATTACTGTCCCGATGATAGAAAAAGAGCTGACCATTAATCCCGAACAATTCGGCATGATATTTGGCAGTTTCTTCTTCGGTTACGCGATATTTAACTTTATCGGCGGTCTGGCCGTGGATAAATTCGGCCCGACGCTGGTGATGGGATTAGCCGTCGGATTATGGTCGGTATTTTGTGGTATGACCGCTATCGCGACCGGCTTTTATTCCATGTTAATTCTGCGGG
The Rahnella variigena genome window above contains:
- a CDS encoding MFS transporter; its protein translation is MINHHKERPISVKNMLAYGGGDFFGGGCFAVLGLWIMYFYTTYAGLSPAEAGAVIATARLLDAFFDPLMGYVTDNFYRNPLGKKYGRRGFFFLFGAPLIMVTYIIMWVSGMGFWYYLFTYILFYAAYTLAIVPYETLAAEMTSSFKMRTKLTGVRMFFSTGAAILAAWLPGRIIAYLGEDSSSSFLIMGVIFGVLFAVVILMLYFYTWERPIPVDVATPKLSFRRDMKHLFRSLVSTMRVRTFRQHVGMYLGGYVALDVLGAVLAYYIIFVLGQNTVTASNAMTLMTLVQFICVALFIFLCMKLGNGASYRIAQLFMLASVGLFLAIHLLQLPFNMALLYLSVILMGVGRSGTSYVCWNIYSFIPDVDEMLTGKRREGIFAGVMTFVRKAVQAVALFGVGLLLQHYGFTPKSATQPVEAVYGITLVFGAGSVIFLLVGLYSSMKFRLTRHNHALLVNEIERLKAGGSKYDVTPETRLIAEQLTGWPYEKLWGDNNILSQTEENLPLTSTELSTGADHAKN
- the yiaK gene encoding 3-dehydro-L-gulonate 2-dehydrogenase; the protein is MQRIEFSLMQQTIQRALQKAGLAERDARTCARIHTESSCDGIASHGLNRVARFVDYVHKGWIDIHAKPELEKSLGAIAIYNGNRGIDITNALFAVEKATEMAKEYGVGIVALKNSSHWMRGGSYGWHAAQQGMAAMCWTNTESCMPAWGGKNTRVGNNPFVMAVPRTKGPIVLDMAMSQYSYGKLQVTRLKNEKLPFPGGYDKEGNLTDDPGPIEASMRILPTGYWKGSGLAIVLDAMAALLSAGSPTNEIDKIGKGSCTGASQIFMVFDPTQLGGAEFTERMADSVADYVNQSEPAENSRDVRYPGQTAAANREENRRLGIPADETVWDEVMRLAE
- the manD gene encoding D-mannonate dehydratase ManD; this translates as MKIVNAEVFVTCPGRNFVTLKITTDSGLTGIGDATLNGRELPVASYLKDHVCPQLIGRDAHQIEDIWQFFYKGAYWRRGPVTMSAISAVDMALWDIKAKAANMPLYQLLGGASRTGVMVYCHTTGHSIDEVLDDYAKHKELGFKAIRAQCGVPGMKTTYGMAKGKGLAYEPATKGNWPEEQLWSTEKYLDFTPKLFEAVRNKFGFDEHLLHDMHHRLTPIEAARFGKSIEEYRLFWMEDPTPAENQESFRLIRQHTVTPIAVGEVFNSIWDCKQLIEEQLIDYIRTTITHAGGITGMRRIADFASLYQVRTGSHGPSDLSPICMAAALHFDLWVPNFGVQEYMGYSEQMLEVFPHNWTFDNGYMHPGEKPGLGIEFDEKLAAKYPYEPAYLPVARLEDGTLWNW
- a CDS encoding Zn-dependent oxidoreductase encodes the protein MNSVVIQEPGKLVIEQRALPVPAAGEVRVRVSYAGICGSDVHIYHGHNPFAKYPRVIGHEFFGHIDSVGEGVEASRIGERVVVDPVVSCGHCYPCSIGRPNVCAQLQVIGVHRDGGFSDYACAPAKNAYVVPAAIPDKLASMVEPFTIAANITAFLKPTPQDTALIYGAGPMGLTVIQVLKGVYGVQKVIVADRIDERLQMAQASGADWIINNSERSVADELAAEGVRPTLIVDAACHPAILQEAILLASPAARIGMMGFSGEPSSVTQQSITSKEISLFSSRLNSHRFPQVIEWMEQGKIAPEKLVTHWMPAGEVEAALTLFEKDQRSCCKVLLTF